From the genome of Cydia pomonella isolate Wapato2018A chromosome 1, ilCydPomo1, whole genome shotgun sequence:
agcactgtcgtagaagtcattatggcatggttctataatggcctaggaatcaaattggttgactgtacgtaGATACTACGttggacgatcgatgttcgaaatgacattcaaatgtcacagttttcaattgttttggttgggttaaatgtaatgcccgtgttgcAACAACgctataatactaataataaagttattaaaaaaaatttaacatttaatgACGCTTTTTTTCTATGGGGGCTATTGGGCAGGTCGTGCAAGTTGGCCAACCCTCCCAGATGACAGATACAAAGGCCAGATTTTTTTTGAGTCGAAAAATTTTTCTGCTCCtgtttcctaatcagaacacgacaCTGgaatgcccttaaacggatttCCACTATTTATGTTACATCACTTTATGATATTTTctctgtaggtacctatgtttgTTAGAAATTGAACTCCTGCTGGATATTTGGACCGACTAAGTATGTACCTACGATGAAAAGTACCTAATGCGGTTGGTTAGCTTGGCCTGATGATGGAGAAGATATACAAGGTATGATCTGTGGTAGCTACGTCTTCACTTGAACTCCGATGAATCGAAACAAATCGCTACTTGATGTCCGTACGTTTGCGATAGATGCGACTCCACAGAGCACTCGGACAATGTGTACTTTATATAAGACTCAATATTGTATAATGATTACCTCGCTTTTAATCACTTTTTATAACGGCAACCAAATCCCCAGTGCTGATAGGTAGAATAAAGAATGCCGCTGTACCTTTTGCTACACTATTGTCTACATCGCATACTGAATGTTGAAAATAGGACATATATTGCCCAAAAGCAAGGCCGACACAAAGCATGTTCATTGTAATGCCAAAACCAAGAAGGATTATCGTAGTAAACTTATCACCAGATATCAAAAGGCCTCCTTCCAAAAGAAGACCTAGACAGACCAGCGCGTATGTACCATAGGTCGcagtaaaagtaaaatttactgAATAATTGTCCCAGGGACACTCTGAATGGAGAAAAAATGCTACTAGCATTATTATCGATGCCAGTGCACGAAGACACATACGCAAGAGATAAAATGACATTGCATGTTAATTCActaactatatagtagtaattaACACCGAGaggatatattttattgaaatgtatttatgtgatttatatccgtaataataaataaatataggcaCTTACTTGTCCGTCACTTTGATGAGTtcatgacaattataaaaaacgcATGACTTTTGCAAAAGGTTGTTATGCTATAAAAACCTTGAATTTCtggtatatatttactttactctttgctttCTGGTTTCTAGACCTATTTTATTTCTTGAGGCACGAGATTTCCCGACTAGGATCTTTCGAGTAGGTCAATCGAGTATTCACAATAAAACACCATGTAATGCTCAAAGTTTCGCCTTATTACCAATTAGACTGATATACTATAAGAACAATGATTTTAATAGTCAAGTTTTAGTTATCATTTAACATAAATTGTGTACCTAAGTTTTAACATTATCTTAGCAGGTAGCTCAGGTGTTATTTTTTtcacgtaggtacctacctaatttgaGTTCCATGCAGTTCCATGTCAATGACCATCATGGCATGTCGGAGATCTTGCATAAtcataataagtaggtacaggtAGCAGAGCAGATTATTTAAATTGTCTttggtttttaatattttttgtaaatttttgacatTGTACATTTTCAAAGAGAATATATTATGATCTGGCAGATGCTTTGTTTATGTTATATGTCAATTTTAAAAGTGTGAAATGCATATTACGTTGTTTATTTTggagtattttattttaggaaATGCATTTGGAGAGATTATGAATAAAACTAAACCAATAGATTACTGTGCCCATCCTCATTGTTCGATGAGAAACCAACACACAATGTGTGTAGCAACGAGGAAAATTAGCGGCCGGCTTTATGCCTCCGGCATGACCACGTGGATGCGCTACCAGCTGCTGCTGCTGCACAACCGGCACCGCGATAATGTGGCCATGGGCCTGGACCCTGGCCAGCCCCCCGCAGCCAACATGCGCAAGATGTACTGGGACTACGAGCTCGAGGAGATGGCCGAACTCTGGGCGAGGCAATGCCAGAAAAGACACGACGAATGTAGAAATACCTTCCGATTTAATGTTCTTCAAAACATGGATGTCCGACCTGTCGTCGCTAAGATGACACAAGCACAATTGCTGGCAGATGCGGTTGACGCTTGGTTTTCAGGTTCGAGGGTTTTACCTCAAGAAAATATTTGGTCCTTTAAACTTACCAACTGTAGTGCTTCAGGTGGATGTAATTCCCACTGGTATTCGGCCGCGGCGTGGGCATCTACGTGGCGCGTAGGTTGTTCCCAAGCACTTTGTACATTAAGAGCGCGCACTTGTGCTGTTTTTCGCAAACGTCGACGTAGTGACACAAAGTTTTTGCAATCGCCTAGGAATGTGTCTCGAACAACTTCAAGAGAAAATTTATTGCGCAGAACGAAGTACATGACACAGGCGTCGGAAAGTAAACAACATTTTAACGACTTTTCTACTATGTCAAGTACGGAGGTACCCCCGCTGCATCGAGGCGTTCTCGAATTCGCTAGGAGAGCTCAAGGAGAGCCTAAAATTATGGCTTATACATTTTGTAACTATGGACCGGCTGGGAATATTGAGGGTTTTCCGATTTACATGAGCGGGAAGCCCTGCAGTCGCTGCCCGCCCGGCACGCGCTGTGGCGACCGAACGCACCGTGCCCTGTGCACCGTTCATAACGATCCCGATATCTAAAATTTTTATAACTCGgcattttcatatttaaattttagcattagaaatagATTGGACGAGaatgctataaataaatatatgggaACACTGTAATATATAACATTTACTTTTATTACCCTGCTGCTGTGCTTAACtataactacgagtataataaataCGTTCTTATTGTTACAGTCATTACATAATTTTGAGTAGATTCAATTGGgtaaatgagccatccattataaaaaagtggaatttaaaaaattatattgagattataaaaaaatacctacaaagCTCCGAAGtcacaaaaaattttttttttgtcttttaaaaaatagaaaagaaaatggtaccattcgattccttacattttattgaaaaataaattgtaaaacaactatacacataaacgcaatatttcagggtcaaaatggcaatttccttgatcttccaccttatcattttgttagaggcgtttcaatcgtcgactgcgagcgtcagactttaactctcatttctgacctttgtgttgcttaaatgccatgagtcctatatagacatttgatcctcaggaaaatcaaggtcgtttgacattatttacaaaaaaacagtcaagtagccaaatATCACGCACTAAGTAAGTTGAAATAATATGTGTTATCATTGCATAGCAGCCTACCACagggtacttatttttattttcatttattccaTTATGAAGGTGCAGTcatcaataatattttaattatataatttacattaataataagttttattatttttgccgTAAGTACACCAGTAGTTGGATTcctttagtaaaaatataaaatagttgTAATtgttgtaggtacatacatataacgaagtaataatttttaaatagatGTTTGGCGTGAACTGTTTTTAACCAACTGCGGGAAGGCATATGGACTTTGATTTTAGcagtaggtatgtataatatttGTGTCCGTTTCTGGCAAAACATTCCACTTTGTCGATATGGAGTTATAGTAGTttctaaaattacataatattaagctATCTATAGTGAATGGATCAAGTCTCTATGtctgataaatatattttttaatgtttaaatttGCATGGGTGAAAAAGTAACAACGAATTTCTCCGTTCCAATAGTTAAAGTGTAGAACGAAAAAATAACACACGAGTACTTTGAAGTTAAGAAGTGGTTGATACATGGTTGATATCAAAGTAATCTGCATTCTTTCAGGATCCTAAATTTAGCAAAATCATATCATAAAGTTTAGCCTAAACATAAAAATGTAAGGCAAAAATCTGATTGTgaatatcgttttttttatataattgataCATGATACTCTGTTTTTTCATTTAAGTTATATTTATACATGTTTTCTAAagatataaatattcatttaattagtcattatattgaaatgtttatataaagtattttgataattttgttataataaagtacaaaattcaTACATGTTATAATAAAACATCATACGATTACTTAACTAGCACACTTATCACATGTTAAAAGGCTCCcttaatatttagttatttttttataacgataaaGTTTAGtgattttctttattaaatgttagggagggtcccactttgtcgcatTATTAAACTTTAGTTCCTTGTATCAAAAGTGACTTCAAACAAtgggtcccactttgtcgcttacatggtgtatgtagtatgtatttttaaaaagacTGGCGCTTTCGTTTTACTGCATAGCATACACTAGACCGCTCAGGACGATTTCGACATTTTCCTAAACATGACACTTTCCCATCTTGTCTTTTTTTAACTTGCCATTTTCTTACCTGGTCTCTTTCCCAAACTTGTCTCTTTCCTAACTCGTCTCTTTTGATTTGCCATTTTCTTACTTGGTCTCTTTCTTAAACTTGTCCCTTACCTAACTCGTCTCTTTTTTAAGCTTGTTTCATTCCTAACTCATCTCATTTATAACTTGGCTGTTTTAGCCCTACAATcatcttttcaccacaccaacagcAAAGTTgacactcgcaacgctcaagattccacttcttgaACCAATCActatgctcgtggttcaattttggaatctttcgcttcttgggtatcaatattagcacgagtggttactttgcccccttataaaacaaataactattttaaccctaagtaaaataaattagttcCATTAATAATCCACAATTGGCTagggtgaaaaaaaaaataattacggcTTCAAACTACTTACCAGTTTATCCATCATTAAATTTCACAGACGTGATGATACGAaaggattttttatttgtttattcacggtatttaacataatttagaaTTCAATTTATTCCCTAGATCAGGTATTAATCCTCATTGAAAATATGCGCCCGTATAAAATTTACGATTTGTTGTTGGAAAACTACTATAGAAAGAAGAATAAAAGAATCCCTCACTAActaatatgaaattaaatcaaATGATTTGTTCGAAGAATAAAATGATTTATACAGGTATTcgccatttttatttaaactttacttGTAGGTTATTTAAAGAAAGAAAATTAGTGTACTGAAATAAAATGTGCACTAGTGTTGGTCCTCAGGTGCATGTAGTTTCGGCACAGCAAACTTTATGCATTCGTGTTTAGTCACAGGTGCATTAAgtatactgttttttttgtttagttgtttGTTTTTTCGCTCCAATGCGATAGCTTAGATAAAATCAGAAAACGGAGAGTTAAAAAAGAGGCGAGTCAGGAAAGtgtaaatttttgaaaatggcgtGTCGTCCAGAGGGTAGACCAGTTAAGATAGAGACGAGTTTGGGAAAGAGacctgtgcccctagtgtaaatttagtcgatagtgaaacgtgacgtacgcgtttgcgttaagtctcattttgtataggtttttgaacagcgcgccaagcgggacgttttggaaaatcaaaaatctcatacaaaatgacacttaacgcaaacgcgtacgtaacgtttcgctgtcgaaattatttacactaggggtacaggtaagAAAATGGCAAATTAAAAAAGAGACAGAAAAGTGCCAAGTTTAGGAAAATGTCGAAGTCGTCTTGAGCGGACTAGACTAACtatagtatatattttatttgtaaataagaaGTTAGTTATATGtttgtccaaaaaatatgatttgAAGCGTAGGTAATTATCTAAGCAATAGGTATATCTCGACGGTCTGCAGTCCCATTCTTCCCAACTATGCTGGAGCTGGACTTCCATTTAACAACCATTAATAACTGGCGATAGCTAGTTCTTAAGACGCGTTGCGATTTGACAACACTTTGGTACATGCGATAGTGTTTTATTATACAGATTTATGCAGATAACTGCCCTCTTGACCTGAATCATGAGCCGGCGTTGAATGAGTATTTAAACCCATAAcactactttctggttaagtcgcagtctagtaaaatgttgatattggggtagatcacttacaaatgtatagttaaaagtggaattcatattcctccgagtttcctattaagataatgtcccctggaagtgtataagcgttaaacttagatgcagcaagtattttctataacaagatgtatttttttcgcaaaggTATAGagtacttttttgtgtagaatttaataagctctaatgttgccttacactatattttcatgAAGAAtatagatttagagtaaaacgcgaatttctcctgaatggtacacattttccaagatggctgcgattcctcgaggtccccgaatggcaaatggtgtgggcatgaaaaaggggcctttaatttatatacataccaaatttcatgactgttccagagatttcaaggttggtcctaatccgattgtgctaaagTAAGTTTGTATATATGTCTgaaccaaagaatataatactcactcaCTGGTCTGAACTCACACTTACCTATATAAATCAAAGAGTAATCGCTATGTGCAgttgtgcacgactgtcacgcaacctagcgtccgcaagtctaggggaaaacgtcaatgcactacatcttataaaactactccaaaactatttaaaaaccACTGAACATATTTCCCTATGATGttgatctatcaatagagtgattcttgaggaaggtttaggtatataacttgttaaggttttgtgtaaattggttgaaatataacgatgttgtcggaaaaaaaacacgctggctaggagctttaatcgaaaacgctgcctaatccgtttaagctataacaacacaatgtatggtggggttgtctatctttcatgggtctataaaaaagtccgtgatgttaaatgtctatcttttaaggataacatagtatacccattcttaaattctagaaaaatatcacagggtatgtggcatttgcaaagctatttttacacggatacagtattaataattatcaaattaaatacattagttTTCACACAAATTGTATGGCCTCTTACACcgtacaatttaaatgaatattttaggaGTAATCGAAAATTAAAgattcatttcgagccatataacttgtacggaatgttaaagacgctatccgcagttagttctaatttttaccaacTTATGCGCTGGTTCGCTTTGCACGGTCCCATCTCATCATCAAGCGTAAAATCAA
Proteins encoded in this window:
- the LOC133517154 gene encoding venom allergen 5-like — its product is MHITLFILEYFILGNAFGEIMNKTKPIDYCAHPHCSMRNQHTMCVATRKISGRLYASGMTTWMRYQLLLLHNRHRDNVAMGLDPGQPPAANMRKMYWDYELEEMAELWARQCQKRHDECRNTFRFNVLQNMDVRPVVAKMTQAQLLADAVDAWFSGSRVLPQENIWSFKLTNCSASGGCNSHWYSAAAWASTWRVGCSQALCTLRARTCAVFRKRRRSDTKFLQSPRNVSRTTSRENLLRRTKYMTQASESKQHFNDFSTMSSTEVPPLHRGVLEFARRAQGEPKIMAYTFCNYGPAGNIEGFPIYMSGKPCSRCPPGTRCGDRTHRALCTVHNDPDI